A genomic segment from Halomonas sp. TA22 encodes:
- a CDS encoding ABC transporter permease, with protein sequence MSNLKVLFSDIGHRILPAFALLALLPLWELLCRLFDVPSFILPAPSVIAEAFMSVDMSRWMVHLWATLRVALLGFGLSILISLPLAVLMVRSEFLTRTLFPCLVVIQSTPIVAVAPLLIVILGAGEAPRLVIACLISFFPIVVATTTGMLATPKEMLELSRSLRASPVREVWQVRLPYAVPHIFSGLKVAITLAIIGAVIAEFVAAEQGLGYFVQFSTSYFRIPQAFAALFFLSAVSLVLFKSVQLAQRLFFGWSLPSDDER encoded by the coding sequence ATGAGCAATCTTAAAGTGTTATTCTCGGATATAGGCCACAGAATATTGCCCGCGTTTGCGCTGCTGGCCCTGTTGCCGTTGTGGGAGCTGCTATGCCGACTGTTCGACGTGCCCAGCTTCATCTTGCCCGCTCCTAGCGTCATTGCCGAAGCCTTCATGTCGGTCGACATGAGCCGCTGGATGGTGCACCTGTGGGCCACGCTACGTGTAGCACTACTGGGCTTTGGATTGTCGATCCTGATTAGTCTGCCGCTGGCGGTCCTCATGGTGCGATCAGAATTTCTCACCCGGACGCTGTTTCCCTGTCTGGTGGTCATCCAGTCGACCCCCATCGTGGCCGTGGCGCCGCTACTGATTGTGATTTTAGGTGCGGGTGAGGCGCCGCGCCTGGTCATTGCTTGCCTGATCTCGTTTTTCCCAATCGTGGTCGCTACCACTACCGGTATGCTGGCAACGCCGAAAGAGATGCTTGAGCTGTCTCGTTCGCTTCGTGCCTCGCCTGTCAGGGAAGTGTGGCAAGTGCGTCTGCCCTACGCGGTGCCACATATCTTCAGCGGCCTCAAAGTGGCAATCACGCTGGCCATCATCGGCGCAGTGATCGCCGAATTCGTGGCGGCCGAACAGGGGCTGGGCTATTTCGTCCAGTTCTCGACCTCCTATTTCAGGATTCCCCAGGCCTTTGCCGCGCTGTTCTTCCTGTCTGCGGTCAGCCTGGTGCTGTTCAAGTCAGTACAGCTGGCACAACGGCTGTTTTTCGGCTGGAGCCTGCCCTCCGACGACGAGCGCTAG
- the phoB gene encoding phosphate regulon transcriptional regulator PhoB translates to MTAKTVLIVDDEASIREMIAVALEMADYQVLEADNAQSAHAIVVDRKPDLLLLDWMMPGTSGIELARRLKRDETTAEIPIILLTAKSEEDNKIQGLEAGADDYITKPFSPRELVARLKAVLRRTTPKGVEDPVEVEGLLLDPASHRVSSHGSAVDVGPTEYRLLQFFMTHQERAYTRSQLLDQVWGGNVYVEERTVDVHIRRLRKALGETHQHLIQTVRGTGYRFSAKV, encoded by the coding sequence ATGACCGCCAAGACCGTGCTGATCGTCGATGATGAAGCCTCCATCCGCGAGATGATCGCCGTCGCCCTGGAGATGGCCGACTACCAGGTACTCGAGGCCGACAATGCCCAGAGCGCTCATGCCATCGTGGTGGACCGCAAGCCCGACCTGCTGCTGCTCGACTGGATGATGCCAGGCACCAGCGGCATCGAGCTTGCCCGGCGCCTGAAACGCGACGAGACCACCGCCGAGATCCCGATCATCCTGCTCACCGCCAAGAGCGAGGAGGACAACAAGATCCAGGGTCTCGAGGCGGGTGCCGACGACTACATCACCAAGCCTTTCTCGCCCCGCGAACTGGTGGCCCGGCTCAAGGCCGTGTTGCGTCGCACCACGCCGAAGGGGGTGGAGGATCCCGTCGAGGTCGAGGGGCTGCTGCTCGACCCTGCCAGCCATCGGGTCAGTTCCCACGGCAGCGCCGTGGATGTCGGCCCCACCGAATATCGCCTGCTGCAGTTCTTCATGACCCATCAGGAGCGCGCCTATACGCGCAGCCAGCTCCTCGATCAGGTATGGGGCGGCAACGTCTATGTCGAGGAGCGCACCGTGGATGTGCATATCCGCCGGCTGCGCAAGGCGCTGGGCGAGACGCACCAGCACTTGATCCAGACCGTCCGCGGCACCGGTTATCGCTTCTCCGCCAAGGTGTGA
- a CDS encoding HU family DNA-binding protein, with amino-acid sequence MPKPGGCMRKPELASAIAERADLSKDKASQVLNVILDEITGSVAKGQDVSLIGFGSFTVRERAARTGKNPQTGQPLKIPASKTVAFKPGKALKDAVDK; translated from the coding sequence ATGCCAAAACCAGGAGGCTGTATGCGCAAGCCAGAACTCGCCTCGGCTATTGCCGAGCGTGCCGATCTCTCCAAGGACAAGGCCAGCCAGGTACTCAACGTCATCCTCGACGAGATTACCGGTAGTGTCGCCAAGGGCCAGGACGTTTCCCTGATCGGTTTCGGCTCCTTTACCGTGCGCGAGCGAGCCGCTCGTACCGGCAAGAACCCCCAGACCGGTCAGCCGCTCAAGATCCCGGCCAGCAAGACCGTGGCGTTCAAGCCGGGCAAGGCACTCAAGGACGCTGTCGACAAGTAA
- a CDS encoding isopenicillin N synthase family oxygenase: MSDTTQYGLQELQLESTLGGIGRETEREIPIIDLSDFDARREAIIEQLWRAATEVGFFQLVNHGIATEDIRQAFRISEHFFDLPEAAKAKFPLKEGLNAGWEFKSQVRPSTRTADQKESFQVTLPHMQGLWPDQVTLAEFQRLVLDFEYQAWWLGMRVLSCFAERLGFDRDFFTRAHDRSSPEYQSTLRLLHYLPMMADAGRDPSLWRAGAHTDFDCLTMVFQQEGQGGLQVCPGRDAKGDADGQAWSTVIPRGDVITCNIGDMLMRWSDDRLKSTLHRVRMPKPDESQGSRYSMAFFCQANKDVMIQGQEGKYPPISAKDYLRQRIDANFAASRTGKK; this comes from the coding sequence ATGAGTGACACTACACAATACGGCCTTCAGGAGTTGCAGCTGGAAAGCACTCTGGGCGGCATCGGGCGTGAAACCGAACGCGAGATCCCGATAATCGATCTCAGCGATTTCGATGCCCGCCGTGAGGCGATCATCGAACAGCTGTGGCGGGCCGCTACCGAAGTGGGCTTCTTTCAGCTGGTCAACCATGGCATTGCCACCGAGGATATTCGCCAGGCTTTTAGAATTTCAGAACACTTCTTCGATTTGCCCGAAGCGGCCAAGGCGAAGTTTCCGCTGAAGGAGGGGCTGAATGCGGGCTGGGAATTCAAGTCACAGGTCAGACCCTCGACGCGTACTGCCGATCAGAAGGAGTCTTTTCAGGTGACGCTACCGCACATGCAGGGGTTATGGCCGGACCAAGTGACCCTGGCGGAGTTTCAGCGCCTGGTGCTCGACTTCGAGTATCAGGCCTGGTGGCTCGGCATGCGAGTGCTCTCCTGTTTTGCCGAGCGGCTGGGGTTCGACCGCGACTTCTTCACCCGCGCTCACGACCGTAGCTCGCCCGAATACCAGAGCACCTTGCGTCTGCTTCACTACCTGCCGATGATGGCAGATGCTGGCCGCGACCCTTCGCTATGGCGTGCCGGCGCCCACACCGATTTCGATTGCCTGACCATGGTCTTCCAGCAAGAGGGGCAGGGTGGGCTGCAGGTATGTCCCGGCCGTGACGCCAAGGGCGATGCCGATGGGCAGGCGTGGTCCACCGTGATTCCGCGGGGTGACGTCATTACTTGCAACATCGGCGACATGCTGATGCGCTGGAGCGACGACCGACTGAAATCGACCCTGCACCGTGTCCGCATGCCCAAGCCTGACGAGTCCCAAGGGTCGCGCTACAGCATGGCGTTCTTCTGCCAGGCTAACAAGGATGTGATGATCCAGGGGCAGGAAGGAAAGTATCCGCCGATTTCCGCCAAGGACTATCTGCGCCAACGAATCGACGCCAACTTCGCTGCTAGCCGGACGGGCAAGAAGTAA
- a CDS encoding FAD-dependent oxidoreductase — translation MSAPLTILGTGMAGLGLARQVRAREPERAITLITADSGDDYAKPLLSTGFAKHISPARLVQRSALEIAAQLSVVVRTHTRVTAIDSDRRCLEIGREWLRYGELVIATGAEPRLPFVIAPELGERVFTINDLDDYRRFHAALMALGRPARVAIMGAGLVGCEFANDLHGGGHQVTLIAPETTPLPRLLPEPLGRAMGEAFAEAGIMLELGRGVEALAPAGAGLGSGLAVALDDGRTLKADLVLMATGLAPRSELAARAGLEVSAAGIHTDRRLRTSEPGIHALGDVACVAGINAMYVQPLQSAAKALAATLGGEPCEVRYGAWPIVVKTPLLPSVALPPTQEAFRWRIEGEGHDLSALAEDENGRLVGFALTGNCVRRKVELARAAPALLV, via the coding sequence ATGAGCGCACCCTTGACCATTCTCGGCACCGGCATGGCCGGCCTTGGCCTGGCCCGCCAGGTGCGGGCCCGCGAGCCCGAGCGTGCCATTACTCTGATCACCGCCGACAGTGGCGACGACTACGCCAAGCCGCTGCTCTCTACCGGATTTGCCAAGCACATATCGCCTGCGCGTCTGGTGCAGCGCTCAGCGCTGGAGATCGCCGCTCAACTGAGCGTGGTGGTGCGCACCCATACCCGCGTCACCGCCATCGATTCCGACCGCCGCTGCCTCGAGATCGGCCGCGAATGGCTGCGCTATGGCGAGCTGGTGATCGCCACCGGGGCCGAGCCCAGGCTGCCCTTCGTCATTGCGCCCGAGCTTGGCGAGCGCGTCTTCACAATCAACGATCTCGATGACTATCGACGCTTTCATGCCGCCTTGATGGCGCTGGGGCGGCCGGCCCGGGTGGCGATCATGGGAGCCGGGCTGGTGGGCTGTGAGTTCGCCAACGATCTTCACGGCGGCGGGCATCAGGTCACGCTGATCGCACCGGAAACCACGCCGCTGCCGCGACTGCTGCCCGAGCCGCTGGGCCGGGCCATGGGGGAGGCCTTCGCCGAGGCGGGCATCATGCTCGAGCTGGGGCGAGGCGTGGAAGCGCTCGCCCCCGCCGGGGCTGGACTCGGATCAGGGCTTGCCGTGGCGCTCGACGACGGTCGGACACTCAAGGCCGATCTGGTGCTGATGGCCACCGGGCTTGCGCCACGCAGCGAACTGGCGGCCCGGGCGGGACTCGAGGTGAGCGCGGCGGGCATCCACACCGACCGGCGGTTACGCACTTCGGAGCCAGGCATCCATGCGCTCGGCGATGTCGCCTGCGTTGCCGGTATCAACGCCATGTACGTTCAGCCGCTGCAGAGCGCCGCCAAGGCCCTGGCGGCGACGCTTGGCGGCGAGCCCTGCGAGGTGAGGTATGGCGCCTGGCCGATTGTGGTCAAGACGCCGCTGCTGCCGAGCGTCGCCCTGCCGCCCACGCAGGAGGCATTTCGCTGGCGAATCGAGGGCGAGGGGCATGACCTGTCAGCCCTGGCCGAGGATGAAAATGGCCGTCTGGTGGGATTCGCGTTGACAGGAAATTGCGTGAGGCGGAAAGTCGAGCTGGCGCGGGCGGCGCCTGCGTTGCTAGTCTAG
- the phoR gene encoding phosphate regulon sensor histidine kinase PhoR, producing MRLWSREIWRLALLAAGFTLVGALLSRPGLGLAAGLAAGLGYHLAKLRALYRWLTRHPHEEPPAARGLWGELFDRLYKYQKAQRLTQNRLRETLHRIQDSSEAMSDSVVMLDRRGDLEWWNSAASRMLGLKATQDRGQHITNLLRDPRFIEYFDARDYREPLTLPSPLSDRLVLQFQITLYGDDERLLMARDITRLHRLEQMRRDFVANVSHELRTPLTVLAGYLETYSDYRDQLPPRFARGLDQMQEQTGRMQNLVNDLLLLSRLENEQRTADSAPVDVASLLDAIRRDGESLSGGHHQIGVEISSDFQLLGSEQELRSAISNLLFNAVRYTPHGSHITLRWRECDAGGCMEVQDDGEGIDPVHIPRLTERFYRIDKGRSTATGGTGLGLAIVKHVLLRHEARLVIESHPSQGALFRCVFPLSRLSVANDDRQAQRL from the coding sequence GTGCGACTCTGGAGCCGCGAAATCTGGCGACTGGCGCTGCTCGCGGCAGGCTTCACACTCGTGGGTGCGCTGCTCTCGAGGCCAGGACTTGGGCTGGCCGCGGGGCTGGCCGCCGGCCTTGGCTATCATCTGGCCAAACTGCGCGCGCTCTACCGCTGGCTGACCCGCCACCCCCATGAGGAGCCTCCGGCCGCCCGCGGCCTGTGGGGCGAGCTGTTCGACCGGCTCTACAAGTACCAGAAGGCCCAACGCCTCACCCAGAACCGGCTGCGCGAGACCCTGCATCGCATTCAGGACTCCTCGGAGGCGATGAGCGACAGCGTGGTGATGCTCGACCGGCGCGGCGATCTGGAGTGGTGGAACAGCGCTGCCAGCCGCATGCTGGGACTCAAGGCGACCCAGGACCGCGGCCAGCACATCACCAACCTGCTGCGCGATCCGCGCTTCATCGAGTACTTCGACGCCCGCGACTATCGCGAGCCGCTGACGCTCCCCTCGCCGCTCTCCGATCGTCTCGTCCTGCAGTTCCAGATCACGCTCTACGGCGACGACGAGCGCCTGTTGATGGCCCGCGACATCACCCGCCTGCACCGCCTGGAGCAGATGCGCCGCGACTTCGTCGCCAACGTCTCCCATGAGTTGCGCACCCCGCTGACGGTGCTGGCCGGCTACCTGGAAACCTACAGCGACTATCGCGACCAGCTGCCGCCGCGCTTCGCACGCGGTCTCGACCAGATGCAGGAGCAAACCGGGCGCATGCAGAACCTGGTCAACGACCTGCTGCTGCTGTCGCGCCTGGAGAACGAACAGCGCACCGCCGACAGTGCACCGGTGGATGTCGCTTCGCTGCTCGACGCAATCCGTCGTGATGGTGAGTCGCTCTCCGGCGGCCATCACCAGATCGGCGTCGAGATCAGCTCGGACTTCCAGCTGCTGGGCAGCGAACAGGAGCTGCGCAGCGCGATCTCCAATTTGCTCTTCAACGCCGTGCGCTACACCCCGCACGGCAGCCATATCACCCTGCGCTGGCGAGAGTGCGACGCGGGGGGGTGCATGGAAGTGCAGGATGACGGCGAAGGCATCGACCCGGTACACATTCCGCGCCTGACCGAACGCTTCTACCGTATCGACAAGGGGCGCAGCACCGCCACCGGCGGCACCGGCCTGGGACTTGCCATCGTCAAGCACGTCCTGTTGCGCCACGAGGCACGCCTGGTGATCGAGTCCCACCCCAGCCAAGGCGCGCTGTTTCGGTGTGTCTTTCCCCTCTCGCGGCTGAGCGTGGCGAACGATGATAGGCAGGCCCAGAGGCTCTGA
- a CDS encoding NAD(P)-dependent oxidoreductase produces MKITVIGLGQMGGNMALTLQAAGFEVCGTDLFEGTRERLAAQGLAVVAPDSLPPSDVYLLSLPTSDHVREVIERAPGLLVLAPRGSAIVDTSTSDPVVSRELAGKVLAAGLEWLDAPVSGGPKGAASGELGMLLGGEATTIARLTPMLEVMSAKRTHVGGPGSGHVVKLANNYLCAAHLLTTAEAVAMAARAGVDPTACLAGLNSGSGRSAVSEVNFPEWILSGRFDSGFTCGLMRKDLRLARDAAERLAMPPGLLQAVVEAWHADHEHPSDSDDFNRIVSPLMAAGEEHSQ; encoded by the coding sequence ATGAAGATCACGGTAATCGGCTTAGGCCAGATGGGCGGCAACATGGCACTGACGCTCCAGGCAGCGGGCTTCGAGGTATGCGGCACGGACCTCTTCGAGGGCACCCGCGAACGCCTGGCCGCCCAGGGGCTCGCCGTCGTCGCTCCCGATTCGTTGCCGCCAAGCGACGTCTATCTGCTCTCGCTGCCCACCTCCGACCACGTCCGCGAGGTGATCGAGCGAGCGCCGGGCCTGCTCGTATTGGCCCCCAGGGGCAGCGCGATCGTCGACACCTCGACCAGCGATCCCGTCGTCAGCCGCGAACTTGCCGGCAAGGTGCTCGCCGCCGGCCTCGAGTGGCTCGATGCGCCGGTCAGCGGCGGTCCCAAGGGTGCGGCGAGCGGCGAGCTCGGCATGCTGCTCGGCGGCGAGGCGACCACCATCGCGCGCCTCACGCCGATGCTCGAGGTGATGTCGGCCAAACGCACCCATGTCGGCGGGCCCGGCAGTGGCCACGTGGTCAAGCTCGCCAACAACTACCTGTGCGCGGCACACCTGCTGACCACTGCCGAGGCGGTGGCCATGGCCGCCCGCGCCGGCGTCGACCCGACGGCCTGCCTGGCCGGGCTCAACAGCGGCTCGGGGCGCAGCGCGGTGAGCGAGGTGAACTTCCCCGAGTGGATTCTCTCCGGACGCTTCGACTCCGGCTTCACCTGCGGGCTGATGCGCAAGGACCTGCGCCTGGCCCGCGACGCCGCCGAGCGCCTCGCCATGCCGCCGGGGCTGCTGCAGGCAGTGGTCGAGGCGTGGCACGCCGACCATGAACACCCAAGCGACAGCGATGACTTCAACCGTATCGTCAGTCCCCTCATGGCCGCTGGCGAGGAGCACTCCCAATGA
- a CDS encoding ABC transporter ATP-binding protein: protein MKPHVAFDRVGHCYRGRRKAEVQALTNVNFEIARHQFVAVVGPSGCGKSTLLRLLSGLMQPTQGEVRIFGRPVSEPGDDVGIVFQKPTLLPWLNVINNVLFPLRHKGRIVGRQDHVRARELLNMVGLDEFVDKRPDELSGGMQQRVGIARALLLDPDILIMDEPFSALDALSREQMGFELLRIWGERPKTVLFITHSIAEAVLLADKVLVMSPRPATVADSIDIDLPRPRSAATIELTAFTAYTQRIRRHIFGPQPNEAPAPHLACEQGKRDAASFAIRRVS, encoded by the coding sequence ATGAAACCGCATGTCGCTTTCGATCGGGTCGGCCACTGCTATAGAGGCAGGCGCAAGGCAGAGGTGCAGGCATTGACGAACGTTAATTTCGAAATCGCCCGCCATCAGTTTGTGGCCGTCGTGGGTCCCTCCGGCTGTGGCAAGTCAACCTTGCTGCGCTTGCTGTCCGGGTTGATGCAGCCGACCCAGGGTGAGGTGCGTATCTTCGGGCGGCCGGTTAGCGAACCCGGTGACGATGTGGGTATCGTGTTTCAGAAGCCCACCTTGCTGCCCTGGCTGAATGTCATTAATAACGTGCTTTTTCCCCTTCGTCACAAGGGGCGCATAGTGGGGCGCCAGGATCATGTTCGGGCTCGAGAGTTACTGAATATGGTCGGGCTGGACGAATTCGTCGATAAGCGCCCGGATGAGCTCTCCGGTGGCATGCAGCAACGCGTGGGTATTGCCCGAGCACTGTTGCTCGATCCGGACATTTTGATCATGGACGAGCCGTTCTCGGCACTCGATGCCCTGAGCCGAGAACAGATGGGCTTCGAACTGCTGCGTATCTGGGGAGAGCGCCCCAAGACAGTGCTGTTCATCACACACTCGATTGCCGAGGCGGTGCTGCTCGCCGACAAGGTGCTGGTGATGAGTCCGCGGCCGGCCACTGTCGCCGATAGCATCGACATCGATCTCCCACGTCCACGCAGCGCGGCGACCATCGAACTGACCGCATTCACCGCCTACACCCAGCGCATCCGTCGACATATCTTCGGCCCTCAACCAAATGAGGCGCCAGCGCCCCACTTGGCCTGCGAACAGGGCAAGCGTGATGCTGCATCTTTTGCCATCCGTCGCGTGTCGTAA
- a CDS encoding LysR family transcriptional regulator codes for MDIPHQRLVYFRIAIESGSVRRAAARLDIAPSAVSRQIALLEEALGATLLERQRHGIRPTPVGEMLLEYCARRGALDESFIASLEAYQRLETGTVSLVVGEGFVGDLIATPLREFTERYQGIQLDIHLAGTTGIIEAIVEDQAHIGLMFHERTHPQLRFWSSSPQPLMAILPPDHWLVAQLEPLTLVQLSDEPMAMWDLGHGVRQMVDHAFHLAHLRPRAAMNTNSMAVLAQYVRSGMGITLLPRFAVARDLEAGSLVARPVDDPLFRRSQAHMVTRIGRQQPKASVLLLRHLQHWMQAFRDVGTPPDESRPSQDQPTPLP; via the coding sequence GTGGATATCCCTCATCAGCGCCTGGTCTATTTTCGCATCGCCATCGAATCGGGCTCGGTCCGCCGGGCAGCGGCGCGTCTGGATATCGCTCCCTCGGCGGTAAGCCGGCAAATCGCGCTGCTCGAGGAGGCACTGGGCGCGACCCTGCTCGAACGGCAGCGCCACGGCATCCGGCCCACGCCGGTGGGCGAGATGTTGCTCGAGTACTGCGCGCGGCGCGGTGCCCTGGACGAGAGCTTCATCGCCTCGCTGGAGGCTTACCAGCGTCTCGAGACCGGTACCGTGTCGCTGGTGGTGGGGGAGGGCTTCGTCGGCGATCTGATCGCCACGCCGCTGCGCGAATTCACCGAGCGCTACCAGGGCATCCAGCTCGACATTCACCTGGCCGGCACCACCGGCATCATCGAGGCGATCGTCGAGGACCAGGCGCACATCGGACTGATGTTCCACGAGCGTACCCACCCCCAGCTGCGCTTCTGGAGCTCGAGCCCACAACCGCTGATGGCGATTCTGCCCCCCGACCACTGGCTCGTCGCTCAGCTCGAACCACTGACCCTGGTACAGCTCAGCGATGAGCCGATGGCGATGTGGGACCTCGGCCACGGTGTGCGCCAGATGGTCGATCACGCCTTCCACCTGGCGCACCTGCGCCCGCGCGCGGCGATGAATACCAACTCCATGGCGGTGCTGGCGCAGTACGTGCGCAGCGGCATGGGCATCACCCTACTGCCGCGCTTCGCCGTGGCCCGCGACCTAGAGGCCGGCAGCTTGGTGGCGCGCCCGGTGGACGACCCGCTGTTCCGGCGCTCCCAGGCACACATGGTGACTCGCATCGGGCGCCAGCAGCCCAAGGCCAGCGTTCTGCTGCTGCGTCACCTGCAGCACTGGATGCAGGCGTTTCGTGATGTCGGGACGCCGCCTGACGAGAGCCGACCGTCCCAGGATCAGCCCACGCCGTTGCCGTAG
- the ubiA gene encoding 4-hydroxybenzoate octaprenyltransferase has translation MGQGVNPRGIGRLSDFLHLMRLDRPIGTWLLMWPTLWALWIASNGIPERNLLLIFVAGVYAMRAAGCVINDYADRHFDGHVKRTRNRPLATGRISEQEAKVLFCTLVAIAFVLVLFTNLFTILLSIGGIILAFIYPFMKRYTHFPQVFLGAAFSWAIPMAFGAVQQSVPPEAWLLFFANIAWTVAYDTQYAMVDRDDDLKIGIKSTAVLFGRADKLVIGLLQLITLGLLAWVGVRLGYADVAAGGFFWVGLAAMAAIFVYQQWLIRHRDRERCFQAFLNNHWAGLVLFAGLALSLWPVV, from the coding sequence ATGGGTCAAGGTGTGAATCCACGCGGCATCGGACGTCTGTCCGACTTCCTGCATCTGATGCGACTCGATCGGCCGATCGGCACCTGGCTGTTGATGTGGCCGACCCTATGGGCGCTGTGGATCGCCTCCAACGGCATCCCGGAGCGCAATCTTCTGCTGATCTTCGTCGCCGGCGTCTATGCCATGCGCGCCGCCGGCTGCGTGATCAACGACTATGCCGATCGCCACTTCGACGGTCACGTCAAGCGCACCCGCAACCGACCTCTGGCCACCGGGCGCATCAGCGAGCAGGAGGCCAAGGTACTGTTCTGCACGCTGGTGGCAATCGCCTTCGTGCTGGTGCTGTTCACCAACCTCTTCACCATCCTGCTCTCGATCGGCGGGATCATCCTGGCCTTCATCTACCCCTTCATGAAGCGCTACACTCATTTCCCCCAGGTGTTTCTGGGTGCCGCCTTTTCCTGGGCGATCCCCATGGCCTTCGGCGCCGTGCAGCAGAGCGTGCCGCCGGAGGCGTGGCTGCTGTTTTTCGCCAACATCGCCTGGACGGTGGCCTACGACACCCAGTACGCCATGGTCGACCGCGACGACGACCTGAAGATCGGCATCAAGTCCACTGCAGTGCTGTTCGGGCGCGCCGACAAGCTGGTGATCGGCCTGCTCCAGCTCATCACGCTTGGCCTGCTGGCCTGGGTCGGTGTGCGCCTGGGCTATGCCGATGTCGCCGCGGGGGGCTTCTTCTGGGTGGGCCTTGCAGCCATGGCGGCGATCTTCGTCTATCAGCAATGGTTGATTCGCCATCGCGACCGAGAGCGCTGTTTCCAGGCCTTCCTCAACAATCACTGGGCGGGGCTTGTGCTGTTCGCCGGCCTGGCACTGAGCCTGTGGCCTGTCGTCTGA
- a CDS encoding aldehyde dehydrogenase, whose amino-acid sequence MNALNQQARERLARLLDLFGLAGQTPLTNWIDGALQPGEGETITLLDPATGETLIDYHDAGAAAIELATQAATRGQQAWMALSASERGRRMNDALRGLEGYEEPLAQLESVVAGKPIRDCRGEVAKVREMFEYYAGWCDKQHGEVIPVPTTHLNYVRHVPYGVVGQITPWNAPMFTCAWQLAPAIAAGNGVVLKPSELTPFTSVAIARLLEGGGLPRGLINIVNGLGPTTGAALTGHETIAKLVFVGSPHSGRMIAEAGARRLVPSVLELGGKSANIVFADARLDDAVAGAQAAIFAAAGQSCVAGSRLLIQRQAFEEVTARLARAAAEIEVGLPSEEATRMGPLQNARQYAHVMRMIDDAVAAGARVLTGASRPEGLPEEAQGYFLAPTVLADVTAEMEIAREEVFGPVLVAMPFDDEADAVRLANATRFGLAGAVWTQDPARAHRVAAQLRAGTVWINSYKAINVMSPFGGFRDSGFGRSSGLDGLREYSVPQSVWVETGNEASVAMGYGNGVG is encoded by the coding sequence ATGAACGCACTCAACCAGCAAGCCCGCGAGCGTCTCGCCAGACTGCTCGACCTCTTCGGCCTCGCCGGCCAGACGCCCCTCACCAACTGGATCGATGGCGCGCTTCAGCCAGGCGAAGGCGAGACGATCACCCTGCTCGACCCGGCCACCGGCGAGACGCTGATCGACTATCACGATGCCGGCGCGGCGGCGATCGAGCTCGCCACCCAGGCCGCGACGCGGGGGCAGCAGGCGTGGATGGCGCTGAGCGCCAGCGAGCGTGGCCGGCGCATGAACGACGCGCTACGCGGCCTCGAGGGGTACGAGGAGCCGCTTGCCCAGCTCGAGAGCGTGGTGGCCGGCAAGCCGATCCGCGACTGCCGCGGTGAGGTGGCCAAGGTGCGCGAGATGTTCGAGTACTACGCCGGCTGGTGCGACAAGCAGCACGGCGAGGTGATCCCGGTGCCGACCACGCACTTGAACTACGTGCGCCACGTGCCCTACGGCGTGGTCGGTCAGATCACGCCGTGGAACGCACCGATGTTCACCTGCGCCTGGCAGCTCGCCCCGGCGATCGCCGCCGGTAATGGCGTGGTGCTCAAGCCCTCCGAGCTCACCCCGTTCACCTCGGTGGCGATCGCCAGGCTGCTGGAGGGGGGCGGGCTGCCCCGCGGGCTGATCAACATCGTCAACGGCCTCGGCCCGACCACCGGCGCGGCGCTGACCGGCCACGAGACGATCGCCAAGCTGGTGTTCGTCGGCTCGCCTCACAGCGGACGGATGATCGCCGAGGCCGGCGCGCGGCGCCTGGTGCCCAGCGTGCTGGAGCTAGGCGGCAAGTCGGCCAATATCGTGTTTGCCGATGCCCGGCTTGACGACGCCGTGGCCGGTGCCCAGGCGGCAATCTTCGCCGCCGCCGGGCAGAGCTGCGTGGCCGGCTCGCGGCTGCTCATCCAGCGTCAGGCGTTCGAAGAGGTCACCGCACGCCTGGCACGGGCCGCCGCCGAGATCGAGGTCGGCCTGCCAAGCGAGGAGGCGACGCGCATGGGGCCGCTGCAGAACGCTCGCCAGTACGCGCATGTGATGCGCATGATCGATGACGCCGTCGCCGCCGGTGCCCGTGTGTTGACCGGCGCCAGCCGCCCCGAGGGACTCCCCGAGGAGGCGCAGGGCTACTTTCTCGCCCCCACCGTGCTGGCCGACGTCACCGCCGAGATGGAGATCGCCCGAGAGGAGGTGTTCGGCCCGGTGCTGGTGGCGATGCCCTTCGACGACGAGGCCGATGCCGTACGCCTGGCCAACGCCACCCGCTTCGGCCTGGCCGGCGCGGTATGGACCCAGGACCCCGCGCGGGCGCACCGTGTCGCCGCGCAGCTGCGCGCCGGCACCGTATGGATCAACAGCTATAAGGCGATCAATGTGATGTCGCCCTTCGGTGGCTTCCGTGACAGTGGTTTCGGGCGCTCCAGCGGCCTTGACGGCCTGCGCGAATACAGCGTGCCCCAGAGCGTCTGGGTGGAGACCGGCAACGAGGCGAGCGTGGCGATGGGCTACGGCAACGGCGTGGGCTGA